A window from Mytilus galloprovincialis chromosome 8, xbMytGall1.hap1.1, whole genome shotgun sequence encodes these proteins:
- the LOC143043040 gene encoding oncoprotein-induced transcript 3 protein-like translates to MEHTSISALRSLIVVLCSVILDVKGDDPCATANYLNNWRRSVAFEVDPSNKLCDNILEPGWYRITSGQGDRMPTECVEGGFRCNTAVPIWLSNDSLDVGENIFPNEGEVVNRTAYGSHYSGNCYQTTHDIRIKGCNGFLVYYLVPVAACSSAYCFGTEQPCPAGTSSDTEFTPGCGGDMDTTTATL, encoded by the exons ATGGAACACACGTCAATATCAGCATTAAGGAGTCTAATTGTAGTACTTTGCAGTGTTATACTGGATGTTAAAGGAGATG ATCCATGTGCTACGGCTAATTACCTAAACAACTGGCGCAGGTCTGTGGCTTTTGAAGTTGATCCATCAAACAAACTATGTGACAATATTCTTGAACCGGGTTGGTACAGGATCACTAGCGGACAAGGTGACAGAATGCCAACAGAATGTGTAGAGGGTGGATTCAGATGCAATACTGCTGTACCGATATGGTTATCGAACG ACTCACTTGATGTTGGAGAAAACATTTTTCCGAATGAAGGAGAAGTAGTGAATAGAACAGCATATGGGTCTCATTACAGTGGCAATTGTTACCAAACAACTCATGATATACGGATAAAAGGATGCAATGGGTTCCTGGTGTATTATTTAGTTCCAGTGGCAGCATGCAGTTCAGCGTACTGTTTTG GCACGGAACAGCCATGTCCAGCAGGAACCTCTTCAGATACAGAATTTACACCTGGATGTGGAGGCGA CATGGACACAACCACGGCCACACTGTAA